One segment of Panicum virgatum strain AP13 chromosome 3K, P.virgatum_v5, whole genome shotgun sequence DNA contains the following:
- the LOC120699203 gene encoding uncharacterized protein LOC120699203 isoform X2, giving the protein MREKIHLAGSYEEGSRSASLLSAWSSGLSGSSSSLSQPAAWSSWGRHAVETRATTGDSPEEFSVEVHHGGGFIGFGHLRLYVDGKVSWFDHCEADSWSKFWLDDMLEKLGYPETPNLKYYWLLPGKDLSDGLRIIIGDADTNVMCSVVDRIKNLVVYFDGLPRLDKTNLKSTKKNSTTGRVATHSEHTTYVKGCSIRATRSHKK; this is encoded by the exons ATGAGAGAAAAAATTCATCTTGCTGGATCATACGAAGAGGGGTCCCGCTCTGCTAGTCTGCTGTCGGCTTGGAGCTCTGGCTTGTCGGGGAGTAGCTCGAGCTTGTCCCAACCTGCGGCCTGGAGCTCGTGGGGGAGGCACGCCGTGGAGACTAGAGCAACGACAG GTGATAGTCCTGAAGAGTTTAGTGTCGAGGTTCATCATGGTGGAGGCTTTATCGGATTTGGGCACTTGAGGTTGTATGTGGATGGAAAGGTTAGTTGGTTTGATCATTGTGAAGCTGACAGCTGGTCAAAATTCTGGCTCGATGACATGCTTGAGAAACTTGGTTATCCAGAGACCCCAAATTTGAAATATTACTGGCTGCTACCAGGGAAGGATTTATCTGATGGGTTGAGAATTATTATTGGTGATGCAGACACCAATGTCATGTGTTCAGTGGTTGATAGGATTAAgaacttggttgtgtactttgATGGCCTACCCAGACTTGATAAAACCAATCTTAAGTCGACAAAGAAGAATTCTACCACAG GCCGGGTGGCAACCCATTCAGAGCACACAACTTATGTGAAAGGCTGTTCTATTAGAGCTACAAGATCTCATAAGAAGTGA
- the LOC120699203 gene encoding uncharacterized protein LOC120699203 isoform X1 yields the protein MREKIHLAGSYEEGSRSASLLSAWSSGLSGSSSSLSQPAAWSSWGRHAVETRATTGDSPEEFSVEVHHGGGFIGFGHLRLYVDGKVSWFDHCEADSWSKFWLDDMLEKLGYPETPNLKYYWLLPGKDLSDGLRIIIGDADTNVMCSVVDRIKNLVVYFDGLPRLDKTNLKSTKKNSTTGTLWATWKTRNNMVFEDKYTKNPMELIYKTRTLLLSWKVLLRQKDWASLDELLQELLSACA from the exons ATGAGAGAAAAAATTCATCTTGCTGGATCATACGAAGAGGGGTCCCGCTCTGCTAGTCTGCTGTCGGCTTGGAGCTCTGGCTTGTCGGGGAGTAGCTCGAGCTTGTCCCAACCTGCGGCCTGGAGCTCGTGGGGGAGGCACGCCGTGGAGACTAGAGCAACGACAG GTGATAGTCCTGAAGAGTTTAGTGTCGAGGTTCATCATGGTGGAGGCTTTATCGGATTTGGGCACTTGAGGTTGTATGTGGATGGAAAGGTTAGTTGGTTTGATCATTGTGAAGCTGACAGCTGGTCAAAATTCTGGCTCGATGACATGCTTGAGAAACTTGGTTATCCAGAGACCCCAAATTTGAAATATTACTGGCTGCTACCAGGGAAGGATTTATCTGATGGGTTGAGAATTATTATTGGTGATGCAGACACCAATGTCATGTGTTCAGTGGTTGATAGGATTAAgaacttggttgtgtactttgATGGCCTACCCAGACTTGATAAAACCAATCTTAAGTCGACAAAGAAGAATTCTACCACAG GTACACTCTGGGCAACTTGGAAGACAAGGAACAACATGGTTTTTGAAGACAAGTATACGAAGAACCCCATGGAGCTAATCTACAAGACAAGAACACTTCTCCTGAGCTGGAAGGTGCTCCTGAGGCAAAAAGACTGGGCTTCACTGGATGAGCTTCTCCAGGAGCTGCTGTCTGCCTGTGCTTAG
- the LOC120699203 gene encoding uncharacterized protein LOC120699203 isoform X3 — translation MAPGLRRKADPVPSYSDSPEEFSVEVHHGGGFIGFGHLRLYVDGKVSWFDHCEADSWSKFWLDDMLEKLGYPETPNLKYYWLLPGKDLSDGLRIIIGDADTNVMCSVVDRIKNLVVYFDGLPRLDKTNLKSTKKNSTTGTLWATWKTRNNMVFEDKYTKNPMELIYKTRTLLLSWKVLLRQKDWASLDELLQELLSACA, via the exons atGGCTCCGGGATTGCGGAGGAAGGCGGACCCTGTGCCGTCATATA GTGATAGTCCTGAAGAGTTTAGTGTCGAGGTTCATCATGGTGGAGGCTTTATCGGATTTGGGCACTTGAGGTTGTATGTGGATGGAAAGGTTAGTTGGTTTGATCATTGTGAAGCTGACAGCTGGTCAAAATTCTGGCTCGATGACATGCTTGAGAAACTTGGTTATCCAGAGACCCCAAATTTGAAATATTACTGGCTGCTACCAGGGAAGGATTTATCTGATGGGTTGAGAATTATTATTGGTGATGCAGACACCAATGTCATGTGTTCAGTGGTTGATAGGATTAAgaacttggttgtgtactttgATGGCCTACCCAGACTTGATAAAACCAATCTTAAGTCGACAAAGAAGAATTCTACCACAG GTACACTCTGGGCAACTTGGAAGACAAGGAACAACATGGTTTTTGAAGACAAGTATACGAAGAACCCCATGGAGCTAATCTACAAGACAAGAACACTTCTCCTGAGCTGGAAGGTGCTCCTGAGGCAAAAAGACTGGGCTTCACTGGATGAGCTTCTCCAGGAGCTGCTGTCTGCCTGTGCTTAG